AGGCCCGTCGAATCCTGGGTGCCGAAGCGGCAGAAATCCGTACCCACGCAGGTCTTCACCGTGCGCAGCCCCTTGGCATAGGCATGGCCCGAGACCATGCCCGCCTGGTTGAAATCCGACCAGATCGCGGGCAGATCCTCTTTCCGCACGCCCAGCAGGTCGATGCGTTGCCCGCCGGTGACCTTGATCATCGGCACGGCATAGCGGTCGGCGGCATCCGCGATGGCGCGCAGCTCGGCGCTGGTGGTGACGCCGCCCCACATGCGCGGCACGACCGAATAGGTGCCGTCCTTCTGGATGTTGGCGTGGTTTCGTTCATTGACGAAGCGGCTCTGGCGGTCGTCGCGATAGTCCAGCGGCCAGTCGGCGATCAGGTAGTAGTTCAGCGCCGGACGGCAGGAGGCGCAGCCGCCCACGGTTTTCCAGCCCAGATCCTGCATGACCGCGGGGATGGATTTCAGCCCCATCGACTTGATCAGGCGCCGCACGTCCTCGTGCGTGTGATCGGTGCATTTGCACATGGGTGGGTTGGCGTTGGCGGCAAACCCGTCGCCAAGCGTCAGCGCCATGACCTGTTCGACCAGCCCCGTGCAGGTGCCGCAGGACGCGCTGGCCTTGGTCAGCCCGCGCACGGCATCAAGTGTGGCGGCACCGCCCTGGATGGCGGTGACGATGGTTCCCTTGCACACGCCGTTGCACCCGCAGATCTCCGCCTCAGGCGGCAAGGCTGCAACGGCTGCCAAAGGGTCCGCTTGGGCACCTCCGGCGAAGGCGGGGCCGAAGATCAGCGTGTCGCGGTCGGCGGTGATGTCCGCGCCGCTGCGGATCTTGTCGAAGAACCACGGCCCGTCGGCGGTGTCGCCATACATCACGGCGCCGATCAGGCGGTCGCCTTCCAGGATCAGGCGCTTGTAGATGCCGCGCCCGGGATCGCGGAAGACGATGTCCTCGCGGCCCGGGCCCTCGGCGAAGTCGCCCGCGCTGAACAGGTCGCAGCCGGTGACCTTCAGCTTGGTCGCGGTCTGCAGGGGCATGAAGGCGGCGGGCGTGCCCGCCAGCGTGGCGGCCAGGACCTTGGCCTGATCGTAGAGCGGCGCGACCAGCCCGAACAGTTGCCCGTCATGTTCCACGCATTCGCCCAGGGCGAAGATCGCCGGGTCGCTGGTCCGCATCTGGTCGTCGACCGTGATGCCGCGCGCGACCTCCAGCCCCGCATCATTGGCCAGGCGCGTCTCGGGGCGGATGCCCACGGCCATGCAGACCAGATCGGCGGGATAGGTGGTCCCGTCCTCCAGCAGCACGGCCTCGACCCGATCCGTGCCGAGGATCGCCTTGGTAGCGCCCTTGCAATGGATGCGGATGCCACGCTTTTCCAGATCCCGTTGCAAGAGGTACCCCGCGGCGGGGTCCAGCTGGCGCTCCATCAGATGGCCCATCAGGTGGATGACAGTCACCTCGGCGCCCCGCGCGGCCATGCCGGCGGCGGCCTCCAGCCCCAGCAGACCGCCGCCGATGACCACGGCGGTGGCGCCGGGGCGGCTGGCCTCGATCATCGCGTTGGTGTCTTCCAGATCGCGATAGGCCACGACGCCGGGCAGCTTGTGGCCCGGCAGCGGGATGATGAAGGGCGCCGAGCCGGTGGCGATGACCAGCGCGTCGTATTCGACCGGGCCGCGGGCGCCATGGACGATCTGCGCCTCGCGGTCGATGCCCACGACGGCCTCGCCGAAGCGGCAGGTGACGCCCTGGGCCAGATACCAGTCGCTGTCATGGGTGACGATCTGGGCATAGGTCTTGTCGCCCGACAGGACCGGCGACAGCATCAGCCGGTTGTAGTTGCCGCGCGGTTCCGCGTTGAAGAGGGTCACGTCCCACTGGCCGGGGGCCTGGTCGAACAGATGCTCCAGCATCCGGCCCGAGGCCATGCCCGCGCCGATCACCACAAGTTTGCGTGTCATGGGCTTACTCCGCTGCTTCGACGAAGCGGTGACGTTCGTAGAGGAACCGCAGCACGGCCTCGCGCGCCTTCACGTAATCGGGCCGGCTGGCCAGGGCGATGCGGTCGCGGGGGCGGGCCAGCGGCACGGTCAGCACCTCGCCGATGGTGGCGGCGGGGCCGTTGGTCATCATGACGATGCGGTCGGCCAGCAGCACGGCCTCGTCCACGTCATGGGTGATCATGATCATCGTGTTGCCAAGCCGGCTGTGGATGTCCATCACCGCATCCTGCAGATGCGCGCGGGTCAGGGCATCCAGCGCGCCGAAGGGTTCGTCCAGCAGCAGGACCTTGGGCTCCATCGCCAGCGCCCGGGCGATGCCCACGCGCTGGCGCATCCCGCCCGAGATTTCCGCCGGGCGCTTGTCGGCGGCGTGGCTCATCTGGACCAGATCGAGGTTCTGCATGATCCAGTCGTGGCGCTGCGCCTTGGTCTTGGACGATCCGAAGACCTTGGTCACCGCCAGCTTGATGTTGTCATAGACCGACAGCCACGGCAGCAGGCTGTGGTTCTGGAACACCACGGCGCGGTCGGGGCCGGGCGCGTTGACCTCTTTCCCGTCCAGCAGGATGCCGCCGGTGGTCACGTCGGTCAGCCCGGCGATCAGGTTCAGCAGGGTGGACTTCCCGCAGCCGGAATGGCCGATGATGCTGACGAACTCGCCCTTCTCGATGGTCAGGTTGATGTCGGACAGCACATGGGCCGTCTTGGCCCCGTTCACGAAGGTCTTGGAGAGATGGTCGATCTGAAGGTATTTCATGGTCATTCCCCTTACACGGCCGTGCCGCGAGAGACGACGCGTCCGATCCAGCCGACCAGACGATCCAGGATGAAGCCCGTGCCGCCGATATAGGCCAGGGCCACGATGATGTCGCTGAGCCGCGAGGAATTCCACGCATCCCAGATGAAGAAGCCGATGCCCACGCCGCCGGTCAGCATCTCGGCCGCGACGATGGCCAGCCACGAGAGGCCCACCCCGATGCGGAGCCCCGAGAAGATGTAGGGGGCGGCGGCGGGGACCATGATCTTCCAGAAGAACTCGACCTGATTGAGGCGCAGGACGGCGGCGACGTTGCGGTAATCCTGCGGGATGGCGCGCACGCCCGCGGCGGTGTTGATGATGACGGGCCAGATGGCGGTGATGAAGATCACGAAGATCGCCGACGGGCCGCTGTCCATGAAGGCGGCCAGGCTGATGGGCAGCCAGGCCAGCGGCGGCACCGTGCGCAGGATCTGGAAGATCGGATCGAAGCCGCGCATCATCAGCGCCGATTGCCCGATGACCGCGCCGGTCAGCACGCCCACCACGGCGGCCAGGCCGAAGCCGTAGAACACCCGCTCGAGCGAGGTCAGGACGCGCCAGCCCAGGCCGATGTCCTGGGTGCCATAGACGTAGAACGGTTCCATGAACAGAAAGCCGCTGTCGATCCAGACCTGGATCGGCGTGGGCAGGCCGCTGCCCTCGCCCGAGGCGCCGACCTGCCAGATGGTCAGCAGCACGACCAGCACGACCAGCGGCGGCAGGACGGCATTCACCACGGCCATGCCCCGCTTGCGCCAGGGTGCCAGCCGGTCGGGGGTGCGGGGGGGCAGCGCCAGGACGGGGGCTGCAGGCTTGGGGGTCAGGTCCAGCTTGCGCTTGAGGGCGGTCACGTTCATGGCCATCCCCCTTACACCATCGCCTTGATGGACTGCGTGTCCAGATAGGCGTCGGGGTTTGCCGGATCGAAGGTCTTGCCGTCGAAGAAGGTCTCGACCCCGCGGCTGTCGCCGAAATCGACCGTCAGGCCAAGGCCCGCCGCCGCCGCCAGCCACAGATCGCTGCGGTTGGTCGCATCAACCAGCGCCGTGGTGTCCAGATCGCCGGGCAGATAGCCCCACCGCTTGTTTTCGGTGATGAACCACGCATCCAGCGACTTCCACGGATAGGACGTCTCGCCGTTCTCGCCCCAGAACTTCATCGCCAGATCGGGGCGTTCCTCGATGCGGTCGTTGCCATAGTTGATGGTGCCCTGCAGGCGACCGATGATGTCATCGACGGGGACGTTGAACCATTGGCGGCGACCGATGATCTCGGCCATCTCCTGCTTGTTCTCGGGCGCGTCGCACCACATCTGCGCCTCCATCACCGCCATCATGACGGCGACGGTGGCGTTGGGGTTCGCATCGACCCATTCGGCGCGCATCCCCAGCACCTTTTCCGGGTGACGTGCCCACAATTCGCCCGTCGTGGCGGCGGTAAAGCCGATGCCCTGATTGACCAGCTGTTCGTTCCACGGCTCTCCGACGCAGAAAGCCTCCATGTTGCCGACCTTCATGTTGGCGACCATCTGCGGGGGCGGCACGACGATCAGGTCAACCTCGCTGGTCGGGTCGATCCCGCCCGCCGCCAGCCAATAGCGCATCCACAGATCATGGGTGCCGCCGGGGAAGGTCATGGCGACGGGAATCTCCTGCCCGGCTGCGCGACGGGCGGCGAAGATCTCCTTCAGCGGGCTCGAGTCTAGGCCCACGCCGCTGTCGGCATAGTCCTGGCGCACGGACAGGCCCTGCCCGTCCTCGTTCAGGTTCAGCAGCGTGTACATCGGCAGGGGCTGGCTGTTCTGCATGACGCTGCCGGTGGAATAGAGATGCACCTTGGGCCGCAGGATATGCCCGCCATCGATCCCGCCCGAGGCCGAGCCGAGCGCCATGTTGTCGCGCGTGGCGCCCCAGCTGGCCTGCTTTTCGACAAGCACGTCGGGCATGCCATGCTTGGCGAAGAAGCCTTTCTCGACGGCGATGATCAACGGCGCGCTGTCGGTCAGGGCGATGTAGCCAAGCGTGCAGCCGGTCACCTCGGGGGTGCCGGGGGTGGCGGCCCAGGCCCCGCCGGGCAGGGCCAGGCGGGCGGCGGCCATGGTGGCCAGCGCGCCGGTGGCTTGCAGGAAACGACGGCGGGAGGGCGGCTTGATCAAGGTCATCTGGCTCATCCTTGGCTGGCCCGCCGGGAGGGGGGCGGGCGCGAAAACACGAAAGGCCACCGGTCGCAGCCCGCAGCAGGGGGCACGAACAGGTGGCGACATTGCCGGAAAGGGGGAGCCCGCGTCCTTGCGGGCAGATCGAAACGCGGTGCGCCGTTGCATCCGCCTTTCATCCATCATCGGCAGCGGGGGCGCCCCGGTCAAGAAAACAGGGGGTCCGGGACGGCAATCGGCTCGTCACGGCTTCAGAATAAAGCAGCCTGCCCGCGATTTCAGCGCGCGGGAAACGCCGGGTCGAAGACATGCCCGTCGAAGAAGGCATCCGCGCCCAGAATCATCTGCCCCTGTTCGGCGGCGACCAGGGTCGGCTCGCGCATCGCGCCCTCGACCCGGGCCGAGGCGCCGGGCAGATGCGCGCCCGCCTCGCGCAGGTGGCGGCGATACAGGTCGGTGCGGAAACATTCCGCCGCCTTCGCCGCCGCGGCGCCCGGGTCCAGCCCGTGGCGCGCGGCCATCCAGGCGCCCATCATCGCGGCGATGCTGCGCCAAGGGAAGGTCGCGGCCTCGGCATGAAAGCGGATGAAGTCGGGATAATCCCGGAATTCCCCGGTCGAGGTGACGTGCAGGCGGCCCAGCAGACCGCGTTCGCACAGTTCGGGCGACAGGTTCAGGTAATCGGCGCGCGACAGGATCTCGGCCGCGGTGCCGCGATTGCCGGACCGGTCCAGCCAGCGCCCGGCGCGCCACAGCGCCCGCATCACCCGCCCCGTCGCCTCGGGCTGGGCCTCGGCCAGGGCGCGGGTCATCACCAGCCCCTTCTCGGGCGCCGCCGCCCAGATCGCCCGCCCGGGCAGCAGCAGCGCGCCCACCCCCCGTTCCACGGCATAGGAGGCCCAGGGCTCGCCCACGCAATAGGCGTCCAGCTCTCCGGCGGCGAGGGCGTCGGTCATCTGCGGGGGCGGGACGGTATGCACCTCCAGCCGGGCGGCCAGGGGGTGTCGCGCAGCCAGTGGCGCACCAGCTCGGCCTGGGTCGAGAAGGGGAAGGGCACGCCCACGCGCAGCGGCCCGGGATGGGCGCGGTCCAGCGCTGTACGGGCGGCGACGGGATCGCGGAAGTCGAAGGGGTGGCCCTGATCGCGCAGCCGGTCCTCGATGGCCTTGGACATGGCGATGGCCTGCCCGCCCTGGGACAGGATCATCAGCAGGTCGAAGTCGGGATAGGCGGGCCCCAGCCCCAGGCTTTGCGCGATGGGCATGGGCACCAGCATATGCGCCGCGTCGATGGCGCCGGTGCCCAGCAGGTCGCGGCTCTGCGACCAGCTGCCCACCCGCACCAGATCCAGGTCCAGCCCCTCTTCGGCGGCAAAGCCAAGCTCGCGCGCGATGATCAGCGTCGCGGCATCGGTCAGCGGCACATAGCCGAGGCGCAGGCGGTCGGTCATGTCAGCAGGCCCGCGGCCATCACCAGCTGCTGCGCGATGTCGGCCACGCGGCGCTTCTGGTCCATCGCGGTCTTGCGCAAGAGGGCATAGGCGGCCTCTTCGTCGATGCCGCGCGCCTTCATCAGGATGGCCTTGGCCCGGTCGATGATCTTGCGTTCCTCCAGCGCGGCCTTGGTGGCGGCCAGTTCGGCGCGCATCTTGTGGAACATGTGAAACCGCGCGATGGCGGCGTCCAGGATGGGCTTGATGCGGTCCTTGTGCAGCCCGTCCACCACATAGGCCGACACGCCCGCCTCGATCGCGGCGCGGGTCAGCTGCTCGTCCGAGCGGTCGACGAACATCGCCACCGGGCGCTCCAGCGGGCCCGAGACCAGCGCCAGTTCCTCCAGCACGTCGCGCGAGGGATCGGCCACGTCGATCAGCACGATGTCGGGCTGCTGTTCGGCGATGCGGCGGGCCAGGCCAGTTTCCTCGGCAATGACCGTGATATGATGATCGCCCGAGGCGCGCAGGCCGTCGACGATCTTCAGCGCCCGGTCCCGGTCGCGTTCCACCACGATGATTGACAGCCGTTCCATGACGTTACCAGAGGCCCGCCGAGCGCGGCTTGGCAAGGTCGCGGCGCCCGCAACGGCGCCGCAGATCGCAGATGCCCGCTAATCGGGCAGATCAGAGGAGGAAGTCGCTCTCGGTCAGGGTCAGCGCGCCGGACAGGCGGATCATCCCCTCGGCGCGGCCGTCGCCATCCGTGTCCAGCAGGACCCGCGTTTCCCGCCCGCCGCCGGTCTGGACATGGCGGAAGGTCAGCTGGCCCGCGGCGCCCGGCTGCAGGGCGCCGAAGCCCTCGAAGTCGAAGGCCTGGTTGCCGGGGCTGCGCCCGTCGGCGTCGATGGGACGCAGGTCGATCCGGTCGGTGCCGCGGCGGAAGTCGGTGATCAGGTCGGCCCCGGTCGGGCGGCTGTCGCCCATCGCGGCGAAGACGAAGACATCCGCCCCGGCCCCGCCGGTCAGCACATCCGCCCCCGCCCCGCCGGTCAGCGTGTCGTTGCCGGTGCCGCCCCGCAGGCGGTCGTTGCCCGCCCCGCCCAGCAGCCGGTCCGCCCCGGCCCCGCCATCCAGAAGGTCGTTGCCGGTCCCGCCCAGCAGCGTGTCCGCCCCGGCCTGACCGAACAGCCGGTCCGCGCCGCCCCGGCCGGTCAGCTGGTCGTTGCCCGCGCCGCCCTGCAGGACATTGGCCCGCGCATCGCCCATCAGGACGTCGTTGCCCGCGCCGCCCTGGGCATTCTCGACGTTGCGGATCATGTCCCGGCCCAGCCCGGTGTCCTGGCGCGTGGCGAGGGCCAGATCTATCCGCACGGCCCGCGCGCCCTGCGCCACGATCCAGTCGATCCCGGTCCCGCCGTCGATCAGGTCATTGCCCGCATCCAGGATCAGACGGTCGTTGCCCGCCCCGCCATAGAGGGCGTCGTTGCCGATGCCGCCATCCAGCAGGTCGTTGCCCGCGCCGCCGGACAGGGTGTCGTTGCCGCCAAATCCGCGCAGCGTGTCATTGCCCGTCATGCCGAAGGCGCGATCGGCCTCGAAGCTCAGCTCGAACAGGTCGTTGCCGGACAGCATCCGCCCCAGCAGGCGCGCGTCGTCGGCGGTCGAGCGGGTCAGGGTGGCGTTGTAGACATCGACCAGCGGCAGGTTCAGGCCGTCGATCTCCCAGAGTTCTTCGTAACGGCCGCCGACCTCCCGGACTTCGGCCATGACCTGCAGGGTGCCGCCGGTCACCCGGTCCCCGACCATGCGGAAGCGGCTTCCGGCAAAGCCGATGCCGAACAGCTCGCTACCGGATTCGTAGGCGACCGTCAGCAGATCCTCGAGACGCTGGCCGTCACGGTTCAGGTTGATGTTGTCGTCGAACTGGAAGTCCAGCGCGTTGTAATACAGCATGCTGAAGTCGGAATTCAGCTGGTCGAAACCGCGATATGCAAAAACCCGTGCCAATGTGTCAAACCCCTG
Above is a window of Paracoccus liaowanqingii DNA encoding:
- a CDS encoding ANTAR domain-containing response regulator, which translates into the protein MERLSIIVVERDRDRALKIVDGLRASGDHHITVIAEETGLARRIAEQQPDIVLIDVADPSRDVLEELALVSGPLERPVAMFVDRSDEQLTRAAIEAGVSAYVVDGLHKDRIKPILDAAIARFHMFHKMRAELAATKAALEERKIIDRAKAILMKARGIDEEAAYALLRKTAMDQKRRVADIAQQLVMAAGLLT
- a CDS encoding ABC transporter ATP-binding protein produces the protein MKYLQIDHLSKTFVNGAKTAHVLSDINLTIEKGEFVSIIGHSGCGKSTLLNLIAGLTDVTTGGILLDGKEVNAPGPDRAVVFQNHSLLPWLSVYDNIKLAVTKVFGSSKTKAQRHDWIMQNLDLVQMSHAADKRPAEISGGMRQRVGIARALAMEPKVLLLDEPFGALDALTRAHLQDAVMDIHSRLGNTMIMITHDVDEAVLLADRIVMMTNGPAATIGEVLTVPLARPRDRIALASRPDYVKAREAVLRFLYERHRFVEAAE
- a CDS encoding ABC transporter substrate-binding protein — translated: MTLIKPPSRRRFLQATGALATMAAARLALPGGAWAATPGTPEVTGCTLGYIALTDSAPLIIAVEKGFFAKHGMPDVLVEKQASWGATRDNMALGSASGGIDGGHILRPKVHLYSTGSVMQNSQPLPMYTLLNLNEDGQGLSVRQDYADSGVGLDSSPLKEIFAARRAAGQEIPVAMTFPGGTHDLWMRYWLAAGGIDPTSEVDLIVVPPPQMVANMKVGNMEAFCVGEPWNEQLVNQGIGFTAATTGELWARHPEKVLGMRAEWVDANPNATVAVMMAVMEAQMWCDAPENKQEMAEIIGRRQWFNVPVDDIIGRLQGTINYGNDRIEERPDLAMKFWGENGETSYPWKSLDAWFITENKRWGYLPGDLDTTALVDATNRSDLWLAAAAGLGLTVDFGDSRGVETFFDGKTFDPANPDAYLDTQSIKAMV
- the ntrB gene encoding nitrate ABC transporter permease, with the protein product MNVTALKRKLDLTPKPAAPVLALPPRTPDRLAPWRKRGMAVVNAVLPPLVVLVVLLTIWQVGASGEGSGLPTPIQVWIDSGFLFMEPFYVYGTQDIGLGWRVLTSLERVFYGFGLAAVVGVLTGAVIGQSALMMRGFDPIFQILRTVPPLAWLPISLAAFMDSGPSAIFVIFITAIWPVIINTAAGVRAIPQDYRNVAAVLRLNQVEFFWKIMVPAAAPYIFSGLRIGVGLSWLAIVAAEMLTGGVGIGFFIWDAWNSSRLSDIIVALAYIGGTGFILDRLVGWIGRVVSRGTAV
- the nirB gene encoding nitrite reductase large subunit NirB produces the protein MTRKLVVIGAGMASGRMLEHLFDQAPGQWDVTLFNAEPRGNYNRLMLSPVLSGDKTYAQIVTHDSDWYLAQGVTCRFGEAVVGIDREAQIVHGARGPVEYDALVIATGSAPFIIPLPGHKLPGVVAYRDLEDTNAMIEASRPGATAVVIGGGLLGLEAAAGMAARGAEVTVIHLMGHLMERQLDPAAGYLLQRDLEKRGIRIHCKGATKAILGTDRVEAVLLEDGTTYPADLVCMAVGIRPETRLANDAGLEVARGITVDDQMRTSDPAIFALGECVEHDGQLFGLVAPLYDQAKVLAATLAGTPAAFMPLQTATKLKVTGCDLFSAGDFAEGPGREDIVFRDPGRGIYKRLILEGDRLIGAVMYGDTADGPWFFDKIRSGADITADRDTLIFGPAFAGGAQADPLAAVAALPPEAEICGCNGVCKGTIVTAIQGGAATLDAVRGLTKASASCGTCTGLVEQVMALTLGDGFAANANPPMCKCTDHTHEDVRRLIKSMGLKSIPAVMQDLGWKTVGGCASCRPALNYYLIADWPLDYRDDRQSRFVNERNHANIQKDGTYSVVPRMWGGVTTSAELRAIADAADRYAVPMIKVTGGQRIDLLGVRKEDLPAIWSDFNQAGMVSGHAYAKGLRTVKTCVGTDFCRFGTQDSTGLGIRLEKLLWGSWTPAKVKLGVSGCPRNCAEATCKDIGVVCVDSGFQISVAGAAGMDVRETEPLLTVDTEDEVCEVIAAFVQLYREQARYLHRIYKWVDKVGLDWAREQVADPATRAGLIERFRLSQTIYQTDPWAEHAARPDEWAPVADLRLRAAE
- a CDS encoding ABC transporter substrate-binding protein; the encoded protein is MTDALAAGELDAYCVGEPWASYAVERGVGALLLPGRAIWAAAPEKGLVMTRALAEAQPEATGRVMRALWRAGRWLDRSGNRGTAAEILSRADYLNLSPELCERGLLGRLHVTSTGEFRDYPDFIRFHAEAATFPWRSIAAMMGAWMAARHGLDPGAAAAKAAECFRTDLYRRHLREAGAHLPGASARVEGAMREPTLVAAEQGQMILGADAFFDGHVFDPAFPAR
- a CDS encoding ABC transporter substrate-binding protein, producing the protein MTDRLRLGYVPLTDAATLIIARELGFAAEEGLDLDLVRVGSWSQSRDLLGTGAIDAAHMLVPMPIAQSLGLGPAYPDFDLLMILSQGGQAIAMSKAIEDRLRDQGHPFDFRDPVAARTALDRAHPGPLRVGVPFPFSTQAELVRHWLRDTPWPPGWRCIPSRPRR
- a CDS encoding calcium-binding protein, giving the protein MARVFAYRGFDQLNSDFSMLYYNALDFQFDDNINLNRDGQRLEDLLTVAYESGSELFGIGFAGSRFRMVGDRVTGGTLQVMAEVREVGGRYEELWEIDGLNLPLVDVYNATLTRSTADDARLLGRMLSGNDLFELSFEADRAFGMTGNDTLRGFGGNDTLSGGAGNDLLDGGIGNDALYGGAGNDRLILDAGNDLIDGGTGIDWIVAQGARAVRIDLALATRQDTGLGRDMIRNVENAQGGAGNDVLMGDARANVLQGGAGNDQLTGRGGADRLFGQAGADTLLGGTGNDLLDGGAGADRLLGGAGNDRLRGGTGNDTLTGGAGADVLTGGAGADVFVFAAMGDSRPTGADLITDFRRGTDRIDLRPIDADGRSPGNQAFDFEGFGALQPGAAGQLTFRHVQTGGGRETRVLLDTDGDGRAEGMIRLSGALTLTESDFLL